A stretch of Onychomys torridus chromosome 2, mOncTor1.1, whole genome shotgun sequence DNA encodes these proteins:
- the Tinagl1 gene encoding tubulointerstitial nephritis antigen-like, whose product MWGCRLGLLLLLLAGQAALEARRSRWRRELAPGLHLRGIRDAGGRYCQERDMCCRGRADDCALPYLGATCYCDLFCNRTVSDCCPDFWDFCLGVPPPFPPIQGCMHGGRIYPVFGTYWDNCNRCTCQEKGQWECDQEPCLVDPDMINAINRGNYGWQAGNHSAFWGMTLDEGIRYRLGTIRPSSSVMNMNEIYTVLGQGEVLPTAFEASEKWPNLIHEPLDQGNCAGSWAFSTAAVASDRVSIHSLGHMTPILSPQNLLSCDTHHQQGCRGGRLDGAWWFLRRRGVVSDNCYPFSGREQNEASTSPRCMMHSRAMGRGKRQATSRCPNSQVDSNDIYQVTPAYRLGSDEKEIMKELMENGPVQALMEVHEDFFLYQSGVYSHTPVSQGRPQQYRRHGTHSVKITGWGEEKLPDGRTIKYWTAANSWGPWWGERGHFRIVRGTNECDIESFVLGVWGRVGMEDMGH is encoded by the exons ATGTGGGGATGTCGGCTGGGGCTGCTGTTGCTTCTGCTGGCtggccaggctgccctggaagCCAGGCGGAGTCGCTGGCGCAGGGAGTTGGCGCCAGGGCTGCACCTGCGGGGCATCCGGGACGCCGGTGGCCGGTACTGCCAAGAGCGAGACATGTGCTGTCGTGGCCGAGCTGACGACTGCGCCTTACCCTACCTGGGAGCCACCTGTTACTGCGACCTCTTCTGCAACCGCACGGTCTCAGACTGCTGCCCTGACTTCTGGGACTTCTGCCTCGGGGTGCCACCCCCTTTCCCTCCCATCCAAG GGTGCATGCATGGGGGCCGCATCTACCCAGTCTTTGGAACCTACTGGGACAACTGCAATCGATG CACCTGCCAGGAGAAAGGGCAGTGGGAGTGTGACCAGGAACCATGTCTAGTGGACCCAGACATGATAAATGCCATCAATCGGGGCAACTATGG GTGGCAGGCTGGCAACCATAGTGCCTTCTGGGGCATGACCCTGGATGAGGGCATTCGGTACCGCCTGGGCACAATCCGCCCATCTTCCTCTGTCATGAATATGAATGAGATTTAT ACGGTGCTGGGTCAAGGGGAAGTACTACCCACTGCCTTTGAGGCCTCCGAGAAGTGGCCCAACCTGATCCATGAGCCACTGGACCAGGGCAACTGCGCAGGCTCCTGGGCTTTCTCCACGGCAG CTGTTGCATCTGACCGGGTCTCCATCCATTCTCTGGGACACATGACACCCATCCTGTCGCCACAGAACCTGCTGTCCTGTGATACCCACCACCAGCAGGGCTGCCGCGGTGGGCGGCTTGATGGCGCTTGGTGGTTCCTGCGGCGTCGAGG GGTGGTGTCTGACAACTGTTACCCATTCTCGGGCCGTGAGCAGAACGAAGCCAGTACCTCTCCTCGATGTATGATGCACAGTCGCGCCATGGGGCGGGGCAAGCGCCAGGCCACTTCCCGCTGCCCCAATAGTCAGGTTGATTCCAATGACATCTACCAGGTCACGCCTGCCTACCGCCTGGGCTCCGAT GAGAAGGAGATTATGAAGGAGCTAATGGAGAATGGCCCCGTTCAAG CACTCATGGAAGTACACGAGGATTTCTTCTTGTACCAGAGTGGTGTCTACAGCCACACACCTGTAAGCCAGGGGAGGCCACAGCAGTACCGCAGACATGGAACTCACTCAGTCAAGATCACAGG GTGGGGGGAAGAGAAGCTTCCAGACGGAAGGACAATAAAGTACTGG ACTGCTGCCAACTCATGGGGGCCCTGGTGGGGTGAGAGGGGCCACTTCCGAATCGTGCGTGGCACCAACGAGTGTGACATTGAGAGCTTCGTGCTAGGCGTCTGGGGCCGTGTGGGAATGGAGGACATGGGGCATTAA